The following DNA comes from Janthinobacterium sp. TB1-E2.
GCTCCTAAAAACCGAGGCGGCGCGATCACGCAAGCAGCGGCGCACGCTGAAACAGATCCATGAAGACTTGAAGGAATTGGGATTTGAGGGGTCTTACGACAGGGTCGCGGCGTTCGCGAGGACATGGAGGGAGGGTCAAACTGAGAGGGTCAATCCGGCCAGCAAACGAACACCACATTCTCAGGCACACGTTTGCAAGCCACTTCATGATGAATGGCGGAAATATACTTGCGTTGCAAAAAGTGCTCGGGCATCAAAGTCTCACGATGACGATGCGATATGCACATCTTTCACCAGAGCATTTACAAGAAACACGTCACCTCAATCCACTCTCTCGGCTCAGCTAAGTTAAGCAGAGAAGTCTGCAACTTACGCGTTGAACTTTCGTTGAACCTTTTTAAAAATGGATAAAAAAAAGGAGTTGCGAACAATCGCAACTCCTTGATTTTAATCATAATTCTGGTGGGCCTCCCGTGAGTCGAACACGGCACCAACGGATTATGAGTCCGCTGCTCTAACCAAGCATGAGCTAGAGGCCCAGGGGACTGCGGCGTGGCGGCGCTGTTGATGCCCGCCTCGTGCGGCCGTTTTGGAAACGGACACGCGAGGATAGGGGTATCAGGGGCGTACGTCAAGCCCTATTGGCTTCTAGTTGCCTTCCAAGAAGCTTTTCAGCTTGTCGGAGCGCGATGGGTGGCGCAGCTTGCGCAGCGCCTTGGCTTCGATCTGGCGGATGCGCTCGCGCGTCACGTCAAATTGCTTGCCCACTTCTTCCAGCGTGTGGTCGGTGGACATCTCGATGCCGAAGCGCATGCGCAGCACTTTCGCTTCGCGTGGCGTCAGGGAGTCGAGCACGTCCTTGACGACGCCGCGCATGGACGCGTGCAGGGCCGCGTCCGCCGGCGCCAGGGTGTTGTTGTCCTCGATGAAGTCGCCCAGGTGGGAATCGTCGTCGTCGCCGATCGGCGTTTCCATCGAGATCGGTTCCTTGGCGATTTTCATGATCTTGCGGATCTTGTCCTCGGGCATTTCCATCTTGATCGCCAAGGTGGCCGGATCGGGTTCCGCGCCCGTTTCTTGCAGGATCTGGCGGGAGATGCGGTTCATCTTGTTGATCGTCTCGATCATGTGCACGGGAATACGGATCGTGCGCGCCTGGTCGGCGATCGAGCGCGTGATGGCCTGGCGTATCCACCAGGTCGCATACGTGGAGAACTTGTAGCCTCGACGGTACTCGAACTTGTCGACGGCCTTCATCAGGCCGATATTGCCTTCCTGGATCAGGTCGAGGAATTGCAGGCCGCGGTTCGTGTATTTCTTGGCGATCGAAATGACCAGGCGCAAGTTGGCCTCCGTCATTTCGCGCTTGGCCTTGCGCGCCTTCATTTCACCGGCCGCCATCTGGCGGTTGATGTTGCGCAAATCCGGCAGCGGCAATACAACGCGCGCTTGCAGGTCGATCAGGCGCTGCTGCAGTTCCTTGACGGTCGGAATGTTGCGGCCCAGGATGGCGCTGTACGCGTGTCCTGCGTTGACTTCGCCATCGACCCAGTCGAGGTTGGTTTCATTGCCCGGGAAAACCTTGATGAAGTGGGCGCGCGGCATGCCGCAGCGGTTCACGGCCACGTCGAGGATTTGCTTCTCGATATGGCGCACTTCGTCGACCTGGCCGCGCAGGGTGTCGCAGAGCTTTTCCACGACCTTGGCCGTGAAGCGGATGCCCAGCAACTCTTGCGAAATAGCTTCCTGTGCCTTGGCGTACGGTTTCGAGTTGTAGCCTTCTTTTTCGAAGGCGCGGCGCATCTTGTCGAACTGCTGCGAAATGATGGCGAATTTTTCCAGCGCCGTGCGTTTCAGGGTTTCCAGCTGTTCGGCCGAGAAACCGGCCGCGCCCGAAGCGCTCGCTTCTTCTTCCTCTTCTTCTTCCTCTTCTTCCGCTTCGCCTTCTTCCTCGTCTTCTTCGACGGGAGCGGCCACGACAGGGGCGGCGGCGACCGGTTCGTTTTCATCGACGAGGCCGTCGACGATTTCGTCGATCTTGATCTCTTCGTTGGCGATGCGGTCGGCAGCGGCGATGATCTCGGCGATCGTCACGGGGCAGGCGGAAATAGCCTGGATCATGTCTTTCAAGCCATCTTCGATGCGCTTGGCAATCTCGATCTCGCCTTCGCGCGTCAGCAGCTCGACCGAGCCCATCTCTCGCATGTACATGCGCACGGGGTCGGTGGTGCGGCCGAAGTCGGAATCGACGGTCGACAATGCGGCCTCGGCCGCTGCTTCCGCCTCGTCGTCGCTGGTGACGACGGCAACGTTATCGGACAGCAACAACGTTTCCGCATCGGGCGCGTGCTCGTAGACGGCGATGCCCATGTCATTGAAGGTACCGATGATGCCTTCGATGGCTTCCGGGTCGACGATGTTTTCGGGCAAGTGATCGTTGATTTCCGCGTAGGTCAGGAAACCGCGTTCCTTGCCGAACTTGATCAGGGTCTTGAGTTTCTGGCGCCGGCGCTCAAGTTCTTCCTCGCTCGCTTCCGTATCGGACGAGAACGCATC
Coding sequences within:
- the rpoD gene encoding RNA polymerase sigma factor RpoD → MPIKKPESKAAAKPTKVTTKAEKALDRPEARVTSAPVVSQTTDAATLAAIDTSGYVLPSVKVPGRRGRKPKEFQPENDEVAALNAVERAELKAVDKAKAKDRKAKERALLKDAFSSDTEASEEELERRRQKLKTLIKFGKERGFLTYAEINDHLPENIVDPEAIEGIIGTFNDMGIAVYEHAPDAETLLLSDNVAVVTSDDEAEAAAEAALSTVDSDFGRTTDPVRMYMREMGSVELLTREGEIEIAKRIEDGLKDMIQAISACPVTIAEIIAAADRIANEEIKIDEIVDGLVDENEPVAAAPVVAAPVEEDEEEGEAEEEEEEEEEEASASGAAGFSAEQLETLKRTALEKFAIISQQFDKMRRAFEKEGYNSKPYAKAQEAISQELLGIRFTAKVVEKLCDTLRGQVDEVRHIEKQILDVAVNRCGMPRAHFIKVFPGNETNLDWVDGEVNAGHAYSAILGRNIPTVKELQQRLIDLQARVVLPLPDLRNINRQMAAGEMKARKAKREMTEANLRLVISIAKKYTNRGLQFLDLIQEGNIGLMKAVDKFEYRRGYKFSTYATWWIRQAITRSIADQARTIRIPVHMIETINKMNRISRQILQETGAEPDPATLAIKMEMPEDKIRKIMKIAKEPISMETPIGDDDDSHLGDFIEDNNTLAPADAALHASMRGVVKDVLDSLTPREAKVLRMRFGIEMSTDHTLEEVGKQFDVTRERIRQIEAKALRKLRHPSRSDKLKSFLEGN